The Christiangramia salexigens genome includes the window CCGATAGGAAATTAAAAATTGCTAGTCTCTTAATCATGGTGTAGGGATTTAATTAACTAATATGACCTCGTTTCCGGTAACTGCGTAAACCCGGTCGGTTTCTTCAGGCTTTAAGTAATAATTACCCGTAAACTCTCCGAATGCAGGCAGTATAAATTGATTTGGTTTTAAAAAGAAACAGGGTAGCTTTAATAACTGTCTAGCTTGCCCAATGAATTTATATCCTGGATGAATATGTCCGCAAATATTAAAAAATTCATCATGTTCTTCGGGATGATGGGTCAACAGGAATTCTCCGATCTTCAATTCTGAAAAAATGGAGATTCCTAGTTCTTTATATTTAATAGGAGAGATAATATCATGGTTTCCCACGATGAGGTGCACCTGATTATCTATAGTTTGGTACCATTGTGCAAAGAGATCCCATTCCATATTTAATGAGCTGTGAAACAGATCTCCAAGAAAGACAAGGTGTTCGGGATCGAACTCTTTGAGGAGCTGATCTAAATTCGAAAAATTTTGATTGATGGCTTCTAATGGAACCGCACTGCCAAATTTGCGGAAATGGGAGATTTTTCCCAGATGAACATCGGCAATAAGAAGTATTTCCTGTTCCGGCCAATAAGTAGCTCCGGAAGGATGTAAGACAAAGTCCTGGTTGCGGATCTTTATATTTAAGTTCATCTTATAATTTGCATAATATCTCTGCCGCCTTTTCTAATGTTTCGTCGGTTTTGGCAAAACAGAATCGCAATTGTTTATGGTCTTTGTTATTGATGTTGAAAACAGATACCGGAATAGCGGCAAGCCCCTTTTCTTTGACCAGTCTTTCGGCGAATTCTACATCATTTTCATCTGTAATATCGGAATAATTCAACAATTGGAAATAAGTTCCTGAGGAAGCTTTGCATTTAAACCTTGAGGAAGAGATCAAATTGAGGAACAGATCCCTTTTTTTCTGATAGAATTTTGATAATTCCAAATATGGCTCGGGTGTTTTTAAATACTCGGCATAGGCTTTCTGCATTGGATGATTTACCGAGAATACGGTGATCTCATGCACCTTCCATATTTCTTTCATCAGTGGTTTAGGAGCAACGCAATAACCGGTTTTCCAGCCCGTATTATGAAAGGTCTTTCCAAAGCTGGCGCATATGATAGCCCTCTCGGCTAAACCGGGAAATCTTGCTGCACTTTGGTGCTGCAGCCCATCGAAAATGAGATGTTCATAGACCTCGTCACTTAAAAGGATAATATTGGTCCCTTTGAGAATATCTTCAAGTTTCTGCATATCCTCTTGGGACAAAACGGTACCGGTTGGATTATGCGGGGTATTGATGATAAGCATTTTTGTACGGTCGCTAATTTTCGATCTTACTTCATCCCAGTCTGCTTCATAATTTTCGCCTTTTAACTGAACCAAAACTGGTTTACCTCCGTTTAATCGGATGGTTGGTTCGTAGCTATCATAGGCAGGTTTAAGGACGATCACTTCATCACCGGGAAGTACAAATGCCGTAATTGCAGAATATAATGCCTGTGTGGCGCCGGCGGTCACGCAGATCTCTGTCTCTGGATCGTAGGTGTGATTATATAGATTTTTGATCTTCTTCGAGATCTCCTCTCTCAGTTCTTTGACGCCAAGAGCTGGAGGATATTGATTGTAACCCTCTTTCATGGCGCGGGTCACTAATTTTTTTAATTTCTTATCGGTCTCAAAATTTGGAAAACCTTGTGATAGATTTATGGCCTTATGTTGATTTGCCATTTTACTCATCACCGAAAAGATGCTTGTCTTATTTTCAGGTAATTTTGAAGACTGATTAAGGAAATCCTTCATTTTATCAAATTTTCAATAAAATGCATAAAAAATCCCGGACTGCAAAGTCCGGGATCATCTATAATATAAAATTGAATCGTCTTATTTAGTTGAAGCTTTCAGATACTCTCTGTTCATTCTTGCGATATTTTCAAGAGAGATACCTTTTGGACATTCAATTTCACAGGCTCCTGTATTACTACAGTTACCAAATCCTTCTTCGTCCATCTGTCTTACCATTGCCATAACACGCTCTGTAGCTTCTACACGACCTTGAGGTAATAAGGCATATTGAGATACTTTAGCAGAAGTGAATAGCATAGCACTTGCATTTTTACAAGCTGCTACACAAGCTCCACAACCTATACAGGTAGCTGCATTAAAAGATTCATCTGCCTTTTCCTTTTCTACAGGAATAGAGTTAGCGTCTATAGTATTTCCAGAAGTGTTTACAGATACATAACCCCAGGCTTGTTGAATCCTGTCAAAAGCTGAACGATCTACGATCAAATCTTTTACTACCGGGAAAGCTTTAGCGCGGAATGGTTCTATCACGATGGTGTCTCCATCTTTGAAAGAACGCATGTGCAGCTGGCAGGTTGCGATAAGCTTATCAGGACCATGAGGCTCTCCATTGATCTGTAGAGAACATGAGCCGCAAATCCCTTCACGACAATCATGATCAAACTGAACGGTATCCTCACCCTTA containing:
- the pdeM gene encoding ligase-associated DNA damage response endonuclease PdeM, with product MNLNIKIRNQDFVLHPSGATYWPEQEILLIADVHLGKISHFRKFGSAVPLEAINQNFSNLDQLLKEFDPEHLVFLGDLFHSSLNMEWDLFAQWYQTIDNQVHLIVGNHDIISPIKYKELGISIFSELKIGEFLLTHHPEEHDEFFNICGHIHPGYKFIGQARQLLKLPCFFLKPNQFILPAFGEFTGNYYLKPEETDRVYAVTGNEVILVN
- a CDS encoding methionine aminotransferase; translated protein: MKDFLNQSSKLPENKTSIFSVMSKMANQHKAINLSQGFPNFETDKKLKKLVTRAMKEGYNQYPPALGVKELREEISKKIKNLYNHTYDPETEICVTAGATQALYSAITAFVLPGDEVIVLKPAYDSYEPTIRLNGGKPVLVQLKGENYEADWDEVRSKISDRTKMLIINTPHNPTGTVLSQEDMQKLEDILKGTNIILLSDEVYEHLIFDGLQHQSAARFPGLAERAIICASFGKTFHNTGWKTGYCVAPKPLMKEIWKVHEITVFSVNHPMQKAYAEYLKTPEPYLELSKFYQKKRDLFLNLISSSRFKCKASSGTYFQLLNYSDITDENDVEFAERLVKEKGLAAIPVSVFNINNKDHKQLRFCFAKTDETLEKAAEILCKL
- a CDS encoding succinate dehydrogenase/fumarate reductase iron-sulfur subunit — encoded protein: MKLNLKIWRQESAEAKGKMVDYQIDGIDGDMSFLEMLDILNEELVAKGEDTVQFDHDCREGICGSCSLQINGEPHGPDKLIATCQLHMRSFKDGDTIVIEPFRAKAFPVVKDLIVDRSAFDRIQQAWGYVSVNTSGNTIDANSIPVEKEKADESFNAATCIGCGACVAACKNASAMLFTSAKVSQYALLPQGRVEATERVMAMVRQMDEEGFGNCSNTGACEIECPKGISLENIARMNREYLKASTK